Proteins from one Nyctibius grandis isolate bNycGra1 chromosome 2, bNycGra1.pri, whole genome shotgun sequence genomic window:
- the MPHOSPH8 gene encoding M-phase phosphoprotein 8 isoform X1 — translation MAAAAGSGAEAAAARLEGTEEEEETAAAAEDEEDGEEDGGRAGKAAGAAAAAGGDAGGGESEEEEDVFEVEKILDVKTEGGKTLYKVRWKGYTSDDDTWEPEVHLEDCKEVLLEFRKKIVDSKPKPAKKDIQKLSLNDDVFEAESDSDWQSETKDDVSLKKKKKKSKDGEDKSPDDLKKKKSKSAKLKEKPRTECENSSDTLVSDSKPKKRTLETKEDSKDPKKQRKDDIKEIKKKKGDVKYLKIKPKEDSKENKKSWKEKHGDVQFDSESSTLDNVFSQGSDNENSGVNSENKDEKQRIISGEERLEQEIAEKDSIADRHLDGSASNEDDSIDVKVKRKKKKIQKAEDCKEEGGKVESQDSCLEKKSMHKKQKGQEKVKMVPVELEKVSPAPSPVQKGLKPSADERGCKSTDSAGEEKEVKKTETKEKTQKEESEKEEKSRREQKGLKSFKDMKSALGLFNVASEEKSEYSENNCKREESSLEFKFVEELKSKDTKVCKERRNIRDETDTRTYITAKDGKQQVLSLGMDMQLEWLTLEDFQKHLDGEDENHVSTEPISSTLLRDAVKSGDYMTVKMALSSNEEYNLDQEDSSGMTLVMLAAAGGHDDLLRVLIRKGAKVNGRQKNGTTALIHAAEKNFLTTVAILLEAGAYVNVQQSSGETALMKACKRGNSDIVRLMIESGADCNILSKHQNSALHFAKLCNNVLVYEQLKSHLETLSRVAEDAIRDYFEARLALLEPVFPIACHRLCEGPDFSTDFHYKPPQNVPEGSGILLFVFHANFFGKDVIARLCGPCSVQAVVLNDKFQLPVFLDSHFIYSFSPTAGLNKLFIRLAEAPTAKVKLLIGAYRVQLQ, via the exons GGTAAGACCCTCTACAAAGTACGGTGGAAAGGATATACCTCTGATGATGATACCTGGGAACCAGAGGTTCACTTGGAAGACTGCAAAGAAGTGCTGcttgaattcagaaaaaaaattgtggacAGTAAGCCTAAACCTGCTAAAAAAGACATACAG AAACTATCTCTAAACGATGATGTATTTGAAGCAGAATCTGACAGTGACTGGCAAAGTGAAACTAAAGACGATGTTtcactaaagaagaaaaagaagaagtcAAAAGATGGAGAGGATAAAAGTCCAGAtgatctgaagaagaaaaagtcaaaatCTGCAAAACTCAAAGAAAAACCCAGAACAGAATGTGAAAATTCCTCAGATACTTTGGTTTCagattcaaaaccaaaaaaaaggactttAGAAACCAAGGAGGATTCTAAGGAcccaaaaaagcaaaggaaagacgatattaaagaaatcaagaaaaagaagggagacgttaaatatttaaaaataaaacctaaagaagattctaaagaaaataaaaaatcatggAAGGAGAAGCATGGAGATGTTCAGTTTGACTCAGAATCCAGTACTCTAGACAATGTATTTTCTCAAGGAAGTGATAATGAAAATTCAGGcgtaaattctgaaaataaagacGAGAAGCAAAGGATAATAAGTGGAGAAGAGCGACTGGAACAAGAAATTGCTGAAAAAGATTCCATTGCTGATAGGCATCTTGATGGATCAGCAAGTAATGAAGATGATAGTATTGATGTTaaggttaaaagaaagaagaaaaaaattcagaaagctgAAGATTGTAAAGAGGAGGGTGGAAAAGTGGAAAGTCAGGATAGCTgtttagagaagaaaagcatgcacaaaaagcaaaaaggtcaagaaaaagtaaaaatggtaCCAGTAGAGTTGGAGAAAGTGTCACCTGCTCCTTCACCAGTGCAGAAGGGTTTGAAACCGAGTGCTGATGAAAGAGGGTGCAAGTCCACTGATTCAGCTGGGGAG GagaaagaagtaaagaaaactgaaacaaaagaaaaaactcaaaaagaagagtctgaaaaagaagagaaaagcagaagagaacaaaaggGCCTAAAAA GCTTTAAGGACATGAAAAGTGCACTTGGCTTGTTTAATGtagcttcagaagaaaaaagtgaatattcTGAGAATAACTGCAAGAGAGAAGAATCTTCACTAGAATTTAAATTCGTAGAAGAATTAAAATCAAAAGACACCAAGGTGTGCAAGGAAAGGAGGAACATAAGAGATGAAACAGACACACGGACTTACATTACTGCAAAAG ATGGCAAGCAACAAGTCTTGAGCTTGGGTATGGACATGCAGTTAGAATGGCTGACACTAGAAGACTTTCAGAAGCATCTTGATGGAGAAGATGAGAATCATGTGTCAACAGAACCGATATCGAGTA cTCTCCTGAGGGATGCTGTTAAAAGTGGCGATTATATGACAGTAAAGATGGCACTTTCTTCAAACGAGGAATATAATCTGGATCAAGAG GACTCAAGTGGAATGACCCTAGTAatgcttgctgctgctggtgggcaTGATGACCTTCTCCGTGTCCTAATCAGGAAAGGAGCTAAAGTTAATGGTAGACAGAAAAATGGAACAACTGCATTGATACATGCAGCTGAAAAG aattttctaaCAACAGTAGCTATTCTTCTGGAAGCTGGGGCATATGTGaatgtgcagcagagcagcgGTGAAACTGCCTTAATGAAG GCTTGTAAAAGAGGGAATTCTGATATAGTGCGGCTTATGATTGAAAGCGGAGCAGACTGTAACATTTTGTCAAAGCATCAGAACAGTGCGCTGCATTTTGCTAAACTGTGTAATAACGTACTGGTGTATGAGCAGCTCAAGAGTCATTTGGAAAC GCTCTCAAGAGTAGCAGAAGATGCCATTAGGGATTATTTTGAAGCTCGTCTTGCTTTGCTGGAGCCAGTCTTTCCAATTGCGTGTCATCGTCTCTGTGAAGGGCCAGACTTCTCTACGGATTTTCACTATAAACCACCCCAGAATGTGCCAGAAG GGTCTGgaattcttctctttgttttccatgcAAATTTCTTTGGTAAAGATGTTATTGCCCGGCTCTGTGGACCATGCAGTGTACAAGCTGTGGTTTTAAACGACAAATTCCAGCTCCCTGTATTTTTG gATAGTCACTTTATTTATTCCTTCAGCCCTACTGCAGGCCTTAACAAGCTTTTTATACGGTTGGCAGAAGCTCCTACTGCCAAG GTAAAGCTGCTGATAGGCGCATACCGCGTGCAGCTGCAGTGA